In the Bos taurus isolate L1 Dominette 01449 registration number 42190680 breed Hereford chromosome 21, ARS-UCD2.0, whole genome shotgun sequence genome, one interval contains:
- the LOC786914 gene encoding uncharacterized protein isoform X1, whose amino-acid sequence MAGLRNGHRSCIRAAFTASTRAGFQKRQRNRLHRLKASHKKNHLDFVEGIWRELLDPYDADWEDARGHTSCHFNSCSLGAANCDGPLHTLKSRGPGDVSLEDPLLANLPVLVLTATGWAPAAPEASDVDMQPAEAGGLEARGRMARLPGPPEDSGMMEEDRGSPEAVRPQGRARGSRPPPRLGTERDRGPKLALSKRKLELLLAEPEKSKRKKQCVA is encoded by the exons ATGGCTGGTCTGCGGAACGGCCATCGCAGCTGCATCCGGGCCGCGTTCACGGCCAGCACCAGGGCCGGCTtccagaagaggcagagaaacaggCTCCATCGCCTCAAG GCCAGTCACAAGAAGAATCATCTGGACTTTGTTGAAGGCATCTGGAGAGAG CTTTTAGATCCTTACGACGCTGACTGGGAAGACGCCCGTGGTCACACCTCCTGTCATTTCAACAGCTGCTCCTTGGGTGCTGCAAACTGTGATGGGCCTCTGCACACGCTCAAGTCCAGGGGTCCAGGGGACGTGAGCTTAGAAGACCCCCTCTTGGCAAACCTTCCAGTCCTGGTCCTGACGGCCACAGGCTGGGCCCCTGCAGCCCCAGAGGCCAGCGACGTGGACATGCAACCTGCGGAGGCCGGTGGCCTGGAGGCGCGGGGGAGGATGGCCCGGCTGCCGGGACCCCCGGAGGACTCGGGGATGATGGAGGAAGACCGGGGATCCCCCGAGGCTGTCAGACCCCAGGGCAGGGCCAGAGGGTCACGGCCGCCCCCCAGACTCGGGACTGAGAGGGACAGGGGGCCCAAGCTTGCCCTCTCCAAGAGGAAACTGGAACTTTTACTTGCAGAGCCGGAGAAGAGTAAGCGAAAGAAGCAGTGTGTGGCCTAG